Below is a window of Deltaproteobacteria bacterium DNA.
AGCTCGATTTCAGAAAATAGTCTATGATGAATTAACTCTTGATCTTCTTTATCAGGGACGACAACAGACATTCCGTATTCTAAAAAAGGCCTCTTAAAGAAGTCGGATTCCATCGTGAACCTGGTGCCCAACAAACCAAGTTTTTTGAAGCCCCGCCTTTGTGCAGTTTTACGGGTTTCTTCAATTATGCTCAGCATTGGTATGGGCGATCTTGATTTCACACGATCGTACACGATGTGTGGGGTATTGGAGCCAATGACAGCGAATTCGGCACCGGCTTTTTTCAGCGCAATGATCTTTTCAAGTAGCCATTCGGTGAGGGACCCCCAATCTTTTGCATTAAGTATTTTCATAAGGCTTGATAAATCGGCACTGTAAATGATGATTTCCGGATAACCTAAATCGGCCTGTTTTCCATGAAAAGCACTTATGATCAATTTGTAATAGTCAACGGTTGATTCCGGACCGATACCACCAATAATGCCGATTCTCTTCATTAGAATACCTCCATCTTCTGGTAGAGACCTAACGGTGGAGCTGTAAATGGATCCCTAAGCCAGCTATTATACATTTTCGAAGGCCAACACCGAGTCGATGCGGGTGTCGGTTTCCGATGGCGATTTCCCTTCCAACAGGCCGAAAAGTCTCCTGTCAGGAGCGGGGCAGGGGGTATTTGAGAGGGTGATTCATAAGCTGAAAGCTGAAAGGTCAAAGCTGAAAGCCCATGGGCAACGGTCAGGATCATATTACGACAAGTTGACAAGCCAAGGGAAATCGGTTTTGAAACAGGAAGCGCAGCAATCAACTCCTGTTCCGTGAATCTGCAAGGACGGTGTTTATCTTCAGGCCGGTTATTCGGCTGAAATGACGCGTATTGCCGGTTACCAGCTCCAGCCCG
It encodes the following:
- a CDS encoding amino acid racemase, with product MKRIGIIGGIGPESTVDYYKLIISAFHGKQADLGYPEIIIYSADLSSLMKILNAKDWGSLTEWLLEKIIALKKAGAEFAVIGSNTPHIVYDRVKSRSPIPMLSIIEETRKTAQRRGFKKLGLLGTRFTMESDFFKRPFLEYGMSVVVPDKEDQELIHHRLFSEIELGIIKDSTREELLSIVKRLVDKHLIDALILGCTELPLILTKDEFGIAFLNTTAIHAESIVKYCIGKET